CAATTTATATTTACGCATGAGAGCCTCCCTCAGACAGCGAGCGCATTTTCCCTGCAGAAGCCCAGATCGATCCGACCCGGTTCTGTCGCGGTATAGTTAATTGGGTCCATTCCCCCAGGCTGCGTTCCGATTCAAGATGCACAACCAGCCCAGCGACAGCAATCAGCTCTTCCCTGGTCGGTTCCCGATCGGCCGCAGTGACAGCTGCAACAGCCTTCGGTTTGGCACTCTTGCCGTTCAAAGCCCCCAGAACGACAATGATGCCGCTGATCAGCAACAATCCACAAAAAACAATCAACATCCCGGTGATCATGAGACCGACCCCATGACCTGCAACCACATTATGCCAGCCAAAGTTCATATCTAATATCCGTTCGTCTCAGCAATCATATCGGTTAAAGGGGAATATTGCCGTGCTTCTTGCGCGGGTTACTATCCTGCTTGCCCTCCAGCATGACCAGGGCGTTACAGATCCGGAAACGGGTACGCTGCGGCAGAATGACCGCATCCACATAACCACGCTTGGCCGCTTCATAGGGATTGGCAAACTTGTCTGAGTACTCGGCAATGCGTTTTTCGAGAATTTCCTTCGCTTTGTCTGGATTCTCTTTGACCTCCCGGGCAAACAGAATCTCTGCTGCGCCCTTGGCCCCCATCACCGCGATCTCAGCAGTCGGCCAGGCGTAGTTGATGTCACCCCGCAGGTGCTTGGAACTCATGACGCAATAAGCGCCGCCGTAAGCTTTACGCACAGTGACCGTGACTTTCGGTACGGTCGCTTCGGCAAAAGCGTACAACAGCTTGGCGCCGTTACGGATGATCCCGCCGTACTCCTGGGTCGTTCCGGGCAGGAACCCGGGCACGTCGACAAAGGTGACCAGCGGAATATTGAAGGCGTCGCAGAAACGGACGAAGCGGGCAGCCTTGACCGAAGCATCGTTATCCAGCACCCCGGCGAGATGAAGGGGCTGATTGGCGACAATGCCGACCGACTGACCGCCGTAGCGGGCAAAGCCGATCACGATATTGGGTGCATAGTCGGGCTGGATCTCGAGGAATTTCCCGTCGTCAACGGTAGCGGCAATCAGCTGCTTGATGTCGTAGGGATGATTCGGGTTCTCCGGCAGCAGGTTGCACAGGCCCATCTCCTCGCGATTGACAGAATCGTTGGTATCCAGACGCGGCGGGGCTTCCATGTTGTTTTGCGGAATATAGGAGAACAGTTCCCGCAACTGGCTGATTGCCTGTTCTTCGTTGTCGGCGGCCAGGTGGGCGACGCCGCTTTTGGTGGTATGCACACTGGCACCACCAAGGGTTTCGACATCGACATCTTCATGGGTCACCGCTTTGACCACCTTGGGACCGGTCAGGAACATGTAACTGTTGTTCCGCACCATCACGGTGAAGTCGGTCAACGCCGGAGAATAGACGGAACCGCCGGCACAGGGACCGAAGATCCCGGACAGCTGGGGAACCACCCCGGAGCTGGTGACATTACGCAGGAAAATATCCGAATAGCCGGCCAGACTTTCGATCCCCTCCTGAATCCGCGCACCACCCGAGTCATTGAGGCCGATCACCGGCGCACCGTTTTTGACCGCCATGTCCATGATTTTGCAGATCTTCTCGGCAAAGGTTTCCGACAGTGATCCGCCCAGCACGGTGAAATCCATGGAAAACAGGTAAACCAGACGGCCGGCGATGGTTCCGTAGCCGGTGACGACACCGTCGCCGAGGGTTTCCATCTTCTCCATCCCGAAATGGTGACAACGGTGCCCCTTGAACATATCGAATTCTTCGAAACTGCCTTCGTCAACCAGCAGTTCGATACGCTCACGGGCAGTCAGTAGCCCTTGGTCATGGCGTTTCTTAATTTTCTCGATCCCGCCCCCGGAGAGAGCTTTCTGCCGTTTCTCCAACAGCGCATTCATTTTCGCTTCCATCATCAGCGACATCCCTTAATCATCAAAGTTAATAGCAAAAATTTAAATAACGTTATCAGCCGTTGTAATAGACTGAATAGAGCGTTTCCGAACCGGTAATCTTATCAACCTCAGTCTGGAGTTTTTGGCGCCGCTCATCGGCCAGCCAGACATTCCAGTCCTTCAGGGTCTGCCAGGTACTCAGCACCAGGTATTCGCTCGGGTCATCATAATTAACCAGCGTTTCCCCCGATACATAGCCGGGCTGGGCATTGGCCAGGGCCCTCATCTCCAACAATAACGGCCTCAATTCCGCAGCTTTATCCTGCGGCACATGACGTACTATTACGATTCTTACCGACATAGCATCTCTCCCTCGATCATTTAAAAAATTATTCGCCAGATACGACAAAGGCCCAACGCTCAAGATCTGGTCGGGCCCAAGTCAACAACCGGCACTGGTCATACCGAGCTACCGGATCAGTCAGATCCGTATTTCCAGTCGTCGTCAGTTTCGCCGGCAAGCAAAGCGGTGTAATCAAGATCGGAGTCGGCCGGTTGCGGGGACGGGTTGACAAACTCTTCCAACCAGTAAGACAGTGCTGCTTCACCCATTTCTCAATCTCCTTTTTTGTGTCTTGGGTTAATCAACTTTGAATGTTTCGCCGTCAGAATAGGAGAAATAGAGAGAGGTAAAAAGTACCTTAGCAACAAACGGCAGGATTCATCAGGTAAGCGGTCGGAAAGGATGGATAAGCGGGAACACGAAAAACCGGTTTAAATCCGCATCAACAATAGCCCTTCGACATTCGAAGAGCCATTGCCAAACGTCTTCGATCAGCCTTGCCCCGTCGGCCGGACCGCCCTGGGGAGCAGTCCGCAACTAGTGAAAATACAGGTCTTTTTTTGGCGGGTCGCAGCACTGCCAAAAACCCACTAAAGGCTGAAAGCGTCTTTCAATTTGCGCAGGTAGCGACGACTGACCGGCAGCGCGTAACCACTGTGGGTCCGGACTTCGGCGAGGCCGTTTTCCTGGGTCACGATCTCGTCAACAAAACAGGGGTTGACCAGATACTGTTTGTGACAGCGCAGATATCCGGCGCGGCCTTCCAGAACTTTCAAGGTCAATTCGGTAAAGAAGCCTCCTTCCGCGGTGTAGACATGAACGCCGCTGATATCGGAGTGTACGTACTCGACCGCCTGCGGATCGATCAACTTGATCTTATGGCCGCTGGTACAGGGAATCCGGTTGAGCTGGGCCATTTGGTAATTGGGAGCTTCCTTGGCCGCGACGGCAGCACGGATTTTCTGCATGGCGCGGGACAGATGCTCAGGATCGACCGGCTTCAACAGATAATCAAGGGTCTTTTCTTCAAAGGATTTCAGAGCATATTCATCAAAGGCGGTGACAAA
This genomic window from Pelobacter seleniigenes DSM 18267 contains:
- the btsR gene encoding two-component system response regulator BtsR translates to MIRVLIVDDEFHAREELSVLLEDIGGVEIVGSCENAMEAIRMVNHEHPDVLFLDIKMPVLDGFDLLGMIEEEIMPYVVFVTAFDEYALKSFEEKTLDYLLKPVDPEHLSRAMQKIRAAVAAKEAPNYQMAQLNRIPCTSGHKIKLIDPQAVEYVHSDISGVHVYTAEGGFFTELTLKVLEGRAGYLRCHKQYLVNPCFVDEIVTQENGLAEVRTHSGYALPVSRRYLRKLKDAFSL
- a CDS encoding antibiotic biosynthesis monooxygenase family protein, yielding MSVRIVIVRHVPQDKAAELRPLLLEMRALANAQPGYVSGETLVNYDDPSEYLVLSTWQTLKDWNVWLADERRQKLQTEVDKITGSETLYSVYYNG
- a CDS encoding OadG family protein translates to MNFGWHNVVAGHGVGLMITGMLIVFCGLLLISGIIVVLGALNGKSAKPKAVAAVTAADREPTREELIAVAGLVVHLESERSLGEWTQLTIPRQNRVGSIWASAGKMRSLSEGGSHA
- a CDS encoding carboxyl transferase domain-containing protein, with translation MSLMMEAKMNALLEKRQKALSGGGIEKIKKRHDQGLLTARERIELLVDEGSFEEFDMFKGHRCHHFGMEKMETLGDGVVTGYGTIAGRLVYLFSMDFTVLGGSLSETFAEKICKIMDMAVKNGAPVIGLNDSGGARIQEGIESLAGYSDIFLRNVTSSGVVPQLSGIFGPCAGGSVYSPALTDFTVMVRNNSYMFLTGPKVVKAVTHEDVDVETLGGASVHTTKSGVAHLAADNEEQAISQLRELFSYIPQNNMEAPPRLDTNDSVNREEMGLCNLLPENPNHPYDIKQLIAATVDDGKFLEIQPDYAPNIVIGFARYGGQSVGIVANQPLHLAGVLDNDASVKAARFVRFCDAFNIPLVTFVDVPGFLPGTTQEYGGIIRNGAKLLYAFAEATVPKVTVTVRKAYGGAYCVMSSKHLRGDINYAWPTAEIAVMGAKGAAEILFAREVKENPDKAKEILEKRIAEYSDKFANPYEAAKRGYVDAVILPQRTRFRICNALVMLEGKQDSNPRKKHGNIPL